Below is a genomic region from Azospirillum sp. B510.
GGTCGTGGTGATGGACATAGACGGCGAGGTCGCGGGCATGGCCGCCGAACAGGGCGTGATATTCCGGATGGCGGCTGACATCCTCCGGCCGGCCGGAACAGCAGACATGGCCGTTCAGGCAGATCACCCGGTCGGTGCGCGCCATCACCGTGTGCAGATCGTGGCTGACCAGCAGCACGCCGCAGCCGCGCCGCTGCCGGACCTCGGCGATGCGGTTGAACAGCTCGGCCTGGCCATGGACATCGACCGCCTGGTCGGGCTCGTCCAGCACCAGCAGGTCGGGGTCGCCCAGCAGGGCGCGGGCCAGCAGCACCCGCTGCATCTCGCCGCCGGAAATCGTCTGCACCGCGGACTCGGCCAGCCGCGTCACCCCGGCCTCCTCCAGCGCCGCCGTCACCCGGTCGGCGGTCACCGGCCGCCACAGCGCCAGGAAGCGGCGGACGGTCAGCGGCAGGGTCTGGTCCACCGCCAGCCGTTGCGGCATGTAGCCGACGCGCAGGTTCGGGCGCCGCAGCACCCGTCCGCCATCGGGCGCCACCAGCCCCAGCACGGCGCGCACCAACGTCGTCTTGCCGGCGCCGTTCGGGCCGATCAGCGTCACCACCTCCCCCGGCTGGACGGCGATGCTGACGCGGTCCAGCACGGTGCGGCCGCCGAAACGGACGGTCAGATCCTCGGTCCAGGCGAGCGGGCCGCTGAACAGGGCGGATGGATCCTGGCTTGGCTGGAGGCGGCTTGGCTGGGGTGTTGACATGTTACGTTATAACGTGACACCAAAGTGGAACCGGTTCCCCTATGCGCTGAAACCGGAAGCCTGTCCAGCACGTCAAGAGGATCCCTCCCATGCGCCTTACCGCGCTGTCCACCATGATGACCGCCGCCCTTCTCACCACGGCCGCCGCCTTGCCGGCCCATGCCGAGGCGCCGAAGGTGGTGGTGTCGATCAAGCCGATCCATTCCCTGGTCGCGTCTGTCATGCATGGGGTGGGAGAGCCGGTCCTGCTGGTGCGCGGTGGCGCCTCGCCGCACAGCTATACGATGAAGCCGTCGGACGCGAAGGCGCTGTCGGCCGCCGATCTGGTGGTCTGGGTCGGGCCGGAACTGGAAGGCTTCCTGGAAAAGCCGCTGAAGGCCAACGCGTCCAAGGCGACGCGGTTGACCCTGATGGACCAGAAGGGCCTGACCCTGCTGCAAACCCGCGAGGGCGGCGCCTGGGAGCCGCATGACCATGGGCATGAGGGGCATGACCACAAGGATCATGACCACAAGGATCATGATCATAAGGACCATGACGACGATCACGACGAGCTGAACAGCCACATCTGGCTCGACCCCGCCAATGCCCGCGCCATCGTCACCGCGACGGCGGAGGCGCTGGCCGCGAAGGATCCGGCCGATGCCGAGGCCTACCGCACCAACGCCGACCGTACGCTTCAGATGATCGACGCGCTGGACGCCGAGCTGAAGGCGACGCTGGCGCCGCTGAAGGACAAGCCCTTCGTCGTCTTCCACGACGCCTACCAGTATTTCGAGGCGCGCTATGACCTGTCGGCGGTCGGTTCCATCACCGTCAGCCCGGACCGCCGCCCCTCGGCCAAGCGGCTGTCGGCCATCCGCGCCAAGATCGCCGGGCTGAACGCCGCCTGCGTCTTCGCCGAACCGCAGTTCGAGCCGACGCTGGTCCGCACGGTGGTGGAAGGCACCAAGGCGAAGACCGGCGTGCTCGATCCCGAGGGCGCCGACCTGCCGGAGGGCGAGGCGCTCTATCCCACCCTGATGCGCAACCTCGCCGCATCGCTGCGCGGCTGCCTTGGCGCTTAAGCCACGGCCGGGCCTGTGCTAAACCGCTGGGAGGGCGGGGAAAGCCGGCCGCGGGAGCTGAAAGGGATGGGTGTCATGAAGATCGGTGTCGTCGGGTGCGCGGGGCGCATGGGCCAGATGCTGCTGCGCGAGATCGCGGCGACCGCGGGCTGCACGGTGGCCGGCGGGACCGAGCGGGTGGGGGGCCCGGCTCTGGGCAGGGATCTGGGCGTCCTGGCCGGGATCGACCCGCTGGGCGTGACCGCCATCGACGACCCGGTCGCCCTGTTCGCCGAGGCCGACGCGGTGATCGACTTCACCAGCCCCGACGCGACGGAGCGTCATGCGGCGCTGGCGGCCCAGTCGGAAACCGTGCTGGTCATCGGCACCACCGGCCTGAACCCGTCGCAACAGGCGGCCATCGCCACCGCGGCCACCCACACAGCCATCGTCCAATCGCCCAACATGTCGCTGGGCGTCAATCTGCTGCTGGCGCTGGTGGAGCAGGTGGCGCACGCGCTGGGCGACGATTTCGACATCGACATCCTGGAGATGCACCACCGCCGCAAGGTGGACGCGCCGTCGGGCACGGCACTCGGCCTCGGCCATGCCGCGGCGGCCGGGCGCGGGGTGGCGCTGGAGGATGTCTGGCGGAAGGTGCGCGACGGCCACACCGGCGCCCGGCCACAGGGCGAGATCGGCTTCGCCACGCTGCGCGGCGGCGACGTGATCGGCGACCACACCGTGATGTTCGCCGGTGACGGCGAGCGGATCGAACTGACCCACAAGGCGTCCGGCCGTCAGATCTATGCCAAGGGAGCGGTCCGCGCCGCCCTGTGGGCGCAGGACAAGACGCCGGGCCTCTACAGCATGCGCAACGTGCTGGGCCTCTGAACGGACGGGGCAGGCGGGGCGGGGCTTACACCCCCGTCCCGTCGCGCTCCAGCACCGCCAGGAAGGCCTCGATCACGCGCGGGTCGAAATGCCCGCCCGCTTCGGCGCGCAGCAGGTCCAACACCTCGGCGATGTCCCACGCCTTCTTGTAGGGACGGCGGTGCAGCAGCGCGTCGAACACATCGGCGACGGCGACGATGCGGCCGGCCAGCGGAATGGCGTCGCCGGCCAGCCCGCGCGGATAGCCGCTGCCGTCGAACTTCTCGTGGTGGCTTTCGGCGATCTCCGCCCCCATCGACAGATAACCGCGGCGGTCGCCGTCGCAGGCGTCGCGCAGGATGCTGCCGCCGATGGCGGCATGCTCGCGCATCACCGTCATTTCCGCGTCGTCCAGCCGGCCGGGCTTGCGCAGGATCGAGTCGGGGATGCCGACCTTGCCGACATCGTGCAGCACGCTGGCCAGCCCGATGGTGTCACAGAACCACTCGTCCAACTGGTCGGGGAAATTGTTGCGGGCGTGGAGTTCACGGGCGATCGCGGTGGCCCAGCGGCCCAGCCGCCTGACATGGTCGCCGGTGACCTCGTCCTTGTATTCGGCCAGCTTGCCCAGCGCATGGACGGTCGCGACCTGCGCCTGGTTCAGCCGTTCATAGAGCCGCAGATTGTCGAGCCCGGCCGCCGCCTTGGTGCAGAGAAGCTCCAGCAGCGGCCGGTCGCCATCGGTGAAGGGGCCGCCGATCAGGCAGAGCGCCAGCGGCGCGGCATCGCGGCTGTGCAGCACCGCCACGCCATGCCCCGTCCCGCTCCGCAGGTTCCAGCGCGCCCGGCCGTCGGCGAGCGCCGCCATGACGTCATCCGCCAGGTCCGCCGGCAACTCATCGAGCGCTACCCCGGCCGCCGCCAGGATCGCCGGAGCGCCGTCCCCGCCGATTCCGCACAGCAGGGCGGACCGGGCGTCGGTCGCCAGCGCCGCCGCCCGTGCGACCAGCCCGGCCAGGAACTGCGGGCGCGACCGCAGCCCGGCGAGATGGACGGCGGCCTCCAGCACCCGTTCCAGCCCCTGCCGGCTGCGCTCGATGGTGGCGATGTGCTGGTAGGACCGCAATGCGGCGACGGCGGCGGTGTAGAGTTTCTGCGCCGTCAGCTCGCTCTTGGCCTTGTAGTCGTTGATGTCGTAGCTGTCGATCACCTCCCGTTCGGGCGCCTGTCCCGGCTGGCCGGTGCGCAGGATGATGCGGATGTGGCGGTTGCCCATCTCCTCGCGGATATGGCGGACCAGCTTCAATCCGGCATCATCGGTCTCCATCACCACATCCAGCAGGATGGCGGCAATGCCGGGATGTTCGGCCAGCAGGATACGGGCCTGCCGCGCGGTATAGGCCGACAGGAAGCGGACCGGCCGTTCCTCGAAAATCATTTCGCCCAGCACGACGCGGGTGATGGCGTGGACCTCGTGATCGTCATCGACGATCAGGACCAGCCAGGGCGGGTTGCGCCGTCCTTCGGCCGCGCTCTCGGCCTCCGCGGCGAATTCCAACAGATCTCCAGGGGAAGGCCGCCGACCTTCTCCCGCCATTCCGTCCCTGCTGCTGCCGTCGGACATCACCGCCCCCGCGGACCGATTTGCCTCCGCCGGCCTCCCGCAAGGTACCGGCGCGTGCATCCCCCCGATGTGCCGACAATTTTCGAAGAGGTTATAATGATTTGTCAATGAAGCCGCCGCCATGCGCACACTTCTTGCGGGCTGGCCGCCCGACCGTGTCAGGCGGTGCGCTTCCAGGCGACGGTCAGAAGCCCGGCCCCCATCAGCAGCGACCCGCCGACCCGATTGACCGCCCGCTGCACCGAGGGGGTGCGCACCGCGCGCCGCGCCGCCGAGGCGAGCAGGGCATAGCCGGCGGCGTTCAGCGTCGCCAGCACCAGGAAGGTCGCCTCCATCACCACCATCTGTTCGGCCAGCGGCCGGGCGGCGTCGAGGAACTGCGGCAGGAAGGCGACGAAGAAGACGATGCTCTTGGGATTCAGCGCGGTGACGGCATAGGTGTGCAGCATCATGCGCCAGGGCCGCACCGCCGATTCGTCGGCCACGGCGTCGGTTCCCTTGACCGGCGCCCGCCACAGCTTGATGCCGAGATAGACCAGATAGGCGGCCCCCGCCCATTTCAGCAGGGTGAACAGCGCCGCCGAGGTCGACAGCAGCACCCCCAGCCCGAGCATCGAGGCGGTCATCGCCGTGAAGTCACCCAGCGCCACGCCGGCCACCGTCGCTATCGCCGATTTCCGCCCATGGCCCAGCGCATAGGAGACCACGATCAGCACCGTCGGCCCGGGGATCATCAGCATGATGGTGGCGGCGGCGGCGAAGGCGAGCCAAAGATCTGGGGACATCGAACGGATCTCCGGTGGGGCGATGATCCGTTCATCAATCCACAGCGTGGCGGCGCGCGCAACGTCCGCCTGCGATCAAATCCGCCGCGGCGGCCGCCGCGCGCCGCACAGTGTTTTCAGGAAGGGCAGCGCCAGCAGGATCTGCAAGCCGGCCCAGCCCAGCGCCTCCCAGTTCGGCCGGGTCCAATCGACCTCGTGCAGCGCCTCCAGGACGGGTAGCTGGCCGTAGATCAGCGATTCGAGCGGCACGAAGCCCTCCGCCACCACGGTCAGCAGCGCCGCCAGCAGCAGGCCGAAGCCGAGAGCCGACTCGACCGGCAGGCGGCGGACCGCGCCGCACAGCCCGCGCGGCCCGCCATCGGCGACGGGAACCGCCGGCCGGAACAGGCCGGCGATGCCGAGCGCGTCGCCGATCGCCGTCCCCGCCGGACGGCGGGCGGCGCGGATCAGCCCCAGCGCCGGCAGCGCCACCGCCTGGATCAGCAGATAGGGGTTGGGGAAGTCGCGGTAGCGGCCGTCGCCGATGATCAGCAGCGACCAGACCAGCGCCATCCCGCCCAGCGCCACCGCGCTCCAGCGCCCGACCCATTCGGTGCGGGTCAGGGCCGGGCGGGCATGGCGCAGCCCGGTCAGCGGCTCGCTCGCCAGACCGCCGCTCGCCAGCGCGCGGTGGGCGGTCAGCAGCACCGTCAGCACCAGCGCCGCGGTCAGCGTCAGCATCACCGCGGCCAGGGTGACGTCCTGCCAGTAACGCTTGCCATGCTCCGCCAGGAAGGCGGCGCGGACGAAGAGGGTGGACAGCGTCTGGGCCAGCAGGATCAGCGCGACCCAGCCGGTGCCCGGCAGATGGCGGCGCGGTAGCGCCAGCCCGCCGAGCAGCGCCAGCGCCAACCCGCTCGACGCCGCGAACAGCCAGGGCCAGGCGACATTGCCGACCACTGGCCCGGCCAGCGAGAATTTCGGCTTGCGGTCGGCGTTGTAGAGGCCCCAATGGCCGCCGACGGTGCCCTCCAGCTTGGCCTTCCATTCCTGGTCGAAGGCCTCGATCACGTTGTAGTCGAAGCCCTCCTGCTCGGCCATGCGGACGAAGGCGTTGACGAACTTCGCCTTGTTGACCAGCCCCGGCACGGCGGCACCGCGCGAGCGGCCCGCGGTCGGCCAGCCGGTCTCGCCGACCAGGATCGGCTTGCCGGGAAAGCGGTGGGCGATGGTCCGGTAGCTTTGGCGGATGCGCTCGGTGGCGCCCTCGACGCCGGCCGGCACATCCTCCCAATAGGGCAGCAGATGGATGGTCAGGTAATCGACGTGATCCGCGATCTGCGGGTATTTCAGCCACCATTCCCAGACGTCGGCATAGGACACCGGCTGTTTCACCGCCGCCTTGACGCGGTCGATGTAGCCGGCGACCTGCTCCGGCGTCAGCTCGCGCCGCAACAGCACCTCGTTGCCGACGATGACGCGGGTGATCACGTCGGGATAGCGGTTCGCCAGCGCGATCAACGAGGCGATCTCCGCCTCGTTCTTCTCGGTCTTCGACGACAGCCAGGCCCCCATGGTGACCTGAAGGCCATGCTTGCGCGCCAGTTCCGGCACCACCTGCAAGCCTTCCAGCGAGGTGTAGGTGCGGATGCCGGCCACCTGCGGCGCCAGCGCCGCGAGGTCCTCCTCGATCTGGGCGGTGGAGGGCAGGACGCCGGTCAGCGGGCTCTGCCCGTCGCGGAAGGGGGCGAAGGACACGCTGCGCAGCTTGCCGCCCGGCGGCGGGTCGAGCGGCACCGGCAGGTTCGGCAGGGACCAGACGGCGAGATTGGCGAGGCCGGCGACGAGCAGCGCGGCGAGGATCAGGATCAGGCGCATGGGCGGGATGTCTACACCAAAGGCTTGACGGTTTGAACGGCGACCGACTCACCAACAGGCCGGACGGCGATTTTATTCACGAGGCTCCGGACAGAAAATGGGCGCGTCCCCGGGGGAGACGCGCCCGTCAGTCGGTCAAGGATTGAGTGACGTGCCATCGTCACGGATTGGTGAACGGGTGGAAGGGGGCGTTTATTCCGGCGGGGGAGCGAATTTGTTGGGGAGGGGGCATTCGTAAGCGGCCCCCCCGGCACTCACCGCTCGACGAACGCCTTCTCGATGACGAAGCCGCCCGGCTCGCCGTTGGTGCCCATGACGAAACCGCGCCTCTCCATCATCGCCGTGGTCTCGGCCAGCATCGCCGGGCTGCCGCAGATCATCACCCGGTCCTTCTCGGCGTCCAGTTCCGGCAGGCCGAGATCTTCGTACAGCTTGCCGGTCTCCATCAGCGTGGTCAGGCGGCCCTGGTTGCGGAAGGGCTCGCGCGTCACCGTCGGGTAATAGAGCAGCTTCTCCTTCACCTGCTCGCCGAAGAACTCGTTCTCCGGCAGGCTGTGATGGATCAGGTCGTCATAGGCCAGCTCCGCCACCGTGCGGGTGCCGTGGGTCAGGATCACCCGGTCGAACTTCTCGTACATCTCCGGGTCCTTGATGATGCTGAGGAACGGCGCCAGGCCGGTGCCGGTGCTCAGCAGATACAGGTTGCGCCCGGGGAGCAGGTTGTCGGTGATCAGCGTGCCGGTCGCCTTGCGGTTGACCAGCAGCGTGTCGCCTTCCTTCAGATGCTGGAGCCGCGAGGTCAGCGGGCCGTCCTGCACCTTGATGCTGAAGAACTCCAGCGTCTCCTCGTAATGCGCGCTGACCAGGCTGTAGGCGCGCAGCAGGGGCCGGCCTTCGACCTCCAACCCGATCATGGTGAACTGCCCCGGCAGGAAGCGGAAGGACGGATCGCGCGTGGTGGTGAAGCTGAACAGCGTGTCGGTCCAGTGGTGAACGGTCAGCACGCGCTCTTTGATCAAGTTGCTCATCTGGGGCGTTCCAAAACCTGTCGAGGCCAAGCTCTGTTGGCAATGTTCAAACCAATGTCCGGGACGCTGCGTTCAGGTGGCCGGTGCGCGGGGGCGCGGGCGGGGCTGCCGCGACGCAACGCGCCGGACCCTATCAACAAACCCGGCCGAAGGCCACGGATTTATACCAGCCGGACGGCGGGCTTTCCGGCAAACAACACAGTCCGTGCCGTACAACATTGATCCCGGTCAAGCGGCGGCCTATTCGGCGCTGGGCGGCGCGAACAGGTAGGGGGAGAGGCCACGCAGATTCTCGTCGACGATAAGCCGATGATTCAACGGCGGAAACGACCGCTGCGAGCAGTCCAGCCGCGGGCACAGCCGGCAGTTCACCCCGATCGGCGTGGCGGCGTCGGTGTTGGTCAGGTCGAACCCATCCGCATAGGTGACCTGAGCCGCATGCTGGACGTCGCAGCCGAGCGCGACGGCGAACTGCTGCGGCGGGCTGCGGTGGCCGCCGCCGGCCTTCACCACGGTGCGGGCGATGGAGAAATAGGCGGTGCCGTCCGGCATCTCCGCCATCTGGCTGTGGATCTTGCCCGGCGTGCGGAACGCCTCGTAGACGATCCAGCGCGGGCAGCCGCCGCCGAAGCGGGCGAAATGGAAGCCGGCGCCGGAGAAGCGCTTCGACACGTTGCCGGCGCTGTCCACCCGCATGAAGAAGAAGGGCACGCCCTTGGCGCCCGAGCGGTGCAGGGTGGTCAGCCGGTGGCAGACCTGCTCGAAGGAGGCGTCGAAGCGCCGCCGCAGGATCTCGATGTCGTAGCGCAGCTGGGTCGCCGCCTCGTGGAAGCGGGCGTAGGGCATCAGCACCGCCGCCGCGAAGTAATTGGCCAGCCCGATGCGGGTCAGCCGCCGCGCCTCGTCGTCGGACAGGTTGGCGGCGTCGACGATGCCGTTCAGCAGGTCGCGATGGCGCAGCAGCGCGATCTGGCAGGCCAACTGGAAGGTGCGGCCCGACGGCGCCAGCATCTCCGACAGCAGGATGCGCCGGCTGTGGCGGTCGAAGCGGCGCACGGCGTAGCCCATCACCTCCGACGGCAGCAGGCGGACGCGGACGCTGTGCTGGGTGCTCAGCCAATCGACCAGCCCGCGATAGAGGTCGCCGCGCTCCAGCTTGCCGTCCTGCCACAGGCTCTCCGCCGCCGCCTCCAGCTCGGGGAAGTGGTTGGAATGGGTCTGGAACAGGTCGCGCACCTCGTCCTGGGGGAAGCCGGTGGCCTGCACCAGATGCAGCTTCTCGTGGTCCGCCACCCGCTCCGCCAGCGCCTGGAGATCGTCGCGGGCGCCGCGGAAGCCGCGATAGAGCGCCACCACCGCCTGGCCCAGCGTCGGCGCCACCGCCGCCAGTTCGCGGAAATCCTGGTTCTTGATGTCGGAGCCATCGAACAGAGGGTCGGCGAACACCTCGCGCAATCCCGCCACCAGCCGGCTTTCCTCATCCTCGGCGAAGGCCTGGAGATCGACGCCGAACCGCTGGCCCAGCTTCAGCAGCAGCGGCACGGTGACCGGGCGCTGGTTGTGCTCGATCAGGTTCAGATAGCTGGGGGAGATGCCGAGCTGGTCGGCCATCTGCGCCTGGGTCAGCCCCTGGTCGCGGCGCAGGCGGCGGACCTTCGGACCCAGCATCGCCTTCTTGTCCATGCTCGCCACCGCACCTCTCCGCTTTACAAGATTTACCGATTTACAGCCTTGTGAAGACAGCAGTTTACAAACGGACCTTTTTACAAACAAGGGCTTATTGCAACGCACTCGGGCCGGGTTTAACTGTTGATCCACGGCCGCGCTGTAAAGCGCAAGCGGCCCCGAAGACACCGGACGGCAGAGCCAAGGCGGGAGGAAACGCCACTGTCCGCAACCGGATGCCGGGACCGACAAAAGGCCCGCCCCGAGACCCCAGTTCCGCCCCGATCGCCGGGCGCGCCGGACAACAAGGAACCTGACCCATGTCGCTCGATGAAAAGACCAAGACCGCCATCCACGCCGCCCGCTACGAGGGCATCCGCCGCGACTACACCATGGACGACGTCAAGCGTCTGAGCGGCTCGGTCAAGATCGAGTACACGCTGGCCGAGCTGGGCGCGCGCCGCCTGTGGGAGCTGCTGAACACCGAGCCCTACATCAACACGCTGGGCGCGCTGACCGGCAACCAGGCGATGCAGGCGGTCAAGGCCGGCCTGAAGGCGATCTACCTGTCGGGCTGGCAGGTCGCCGGCGACGCCAACACGGCCGGCCAGATGTATCCGGACCAGAGCCTGTATCCGGTGAACTCGGTCCCGGCGGTTGTCGAGCGCATCAACAACACCTTCAAGCGCGCCGACGAGATCCAGACCTCCGAGGGCAAGGGCGACACCTATTGGTTCGCGCCGATCATCGCCGACGCCGAGGCCGGCTTCGGCGGCCCGCTGAACGCCTTCGAGCTGATGAAGGCGATGATCAAGGCCGGTGCCGCCGGCGTGCACTGGGAAGACCAGCTGGCGTCGGAGAAGAAGTGCGGCCATCTCGGCGGCAAGGTGCTGATCCCGACGCAGCAGCACATCCGCACGCTGAACGCCGCCCGTCTGGCCGCCGACACCTGCGGCACCTCGACCCTGGTGATCGCCCGCACCGACGCGGAGTCGGCGCAGCTCATCACCTCGGACATCGACGAGCGTGACCATCCCTTCATCGATTTCGACAGCGGCCGCACCACCGAAGGCTTCTTCCGCCTGAAGAAGGGCATGGGTGTGGATCACTGCATCGCCCGCGGCCTGTCCTACGCGCCCTATTCGGACCTGATGTGGTGGGAAACCTCCAAGCCGAACCTGGACGAGGCGCGCCGCTTCGCCGAGGCCGTGCACAAGCAGTTCCCCGGCAAGATGCTGGCCTACAACTGCTCGCCCTCCTTCAACTGGAAGGCCAACCTGGACGACGCCACCATCGCCAAGTACCAGCGCGAGCTGGGCGCCATGGGTTACAAGTTCCAGTTCGTCACCCTGGCCGGCTTCCACAGCCTGAACTATTCGGCCTTCACGCTCGCCAAGGGCTACGCCGAGCGCGGCATGGCCGCCTATTCCGAATTGCAGCAGGCCGAGTTCGCGGCCGAGAAGGACGGCTACACCGCCACCAAGCACCAGCGCGAAGTTGGCACCGGCTACTTCGACGCGGTCGCCACGGCGATCTCCGGCGGCACCTCCTCGACCACCGCGTACAAGGACTCCACCGAGGCTGACCAGTTCCATTGATCGCGGGTTCCGATCATTGGGACTGGTCCGTGATCCAGTGTGCGAGCTGGATCTTTTCGAACGGCTGATGCTTTGACTTGCCGACGGCCGGGGGCCTTCCCCCCGGCCGCTTTTTTGCGTGTGGGCGGGGCATTGGCGATAAGCCTTCGGTGTAGCCAAGCCCCCATGGTATGGCAGCCTTGCGCCACATCAACCGGTGGTACGGTCCGGACGGCCTGAAAGTCTTGAGCGGGGCTGGAAAAACGCCGCCGAATCGCCTGTATGGCCGCGATTCCGCCAAGACGTGGGCTTGGGTGCGGCGCGGAATCCCTTGTTGACTTGGGATCATATCGGGACCAATTAAGTCCGCATGCTGAAAACAAACCGATCCGGGACGTGAAGGTCCCACACGCCGGCACCCCGACCTCGGGCCACCGGCGGGCGGAACTGGCCGCCGCGCAACCGCTTGCGCGGCGATGACCGTTTGCCGACCGCCTCCCCGCTCCGGCGGGGCCCCGACGGGGTCTCCCCTGGTCGACATGCCATCGGAGAGCTTCCGGCGTTCTTTGGTGAAACGATGAAAGGACAAGACAGTATGGATCAATCGCTCGCAGGAAAGTCCATCGCCATCCTCGTCTCCAACGGCTTCGAAGAAGCGGAGATGACCGAGCCGCAACGCGCCCTGATCAAGACCGGCGCCACCCTGCGCACCATCTCCACCGAGACGGGTCTGGTCAACGGCTGGCACGGCAAGTCCTGGGGCCATTACTTCCCGGTGGACAAGCATCTGAGCGAGGCGCTCGGCGCCGACTTCGACATGCTGGTGCTGCCGGGCGGTGAGCGCAGCGTGGCCAAGTTGCAGCAGTCGGCCCACACCCGCCGCATCGTCGGTCATTTCCTCGATGCCGGCAAGCCGATCGCCGCCATCGACCAGGGCATCCAGCTGCTCGCCATCCCCGGCAAGCTGCGCGGCCGCCTGCTGGCCGCTCCGGAAGCCTACCGCGCCGACCTGACCGCCGCCGGCGGCCGGATCAGCGACGAGGCGCTGGTCGTCGACGACATCACGGTCTCGGCGCTGGGCCAGGACCAGCTGAACGAGTTCGTCGAAGCCGTGGTGAAGCTGTTCACCGAGCTGGGATCCGTTCGCGCGGCCGCCTGATCTCCATCCTCAGCCGGTCCCGAAACGGCCGCCGCACCAACAGGGTGCGGCGGCCGTTTCGTTTTGGCGGCTGTTTCGTCCCGCCAGTCCGATACCCGAGCAATCCACTCGCCTTCCGCGTTGATAATTTTAAACATTCAGATTATTATCATTGAGGACACGATGATTCCATCGGGCGGGACCTTGTCTTGCTGATGACTTGGCGGGGATGCGGGCAGAATGGCTAAAATCCGTGCATTTGGACGACTTACCATCCGCGCCAAGATCATCGTCGCGGTGCTCGGAACAGTTGTCATGGCCGGCGCCTTCGGTCTTTTCACGCTGAGTCGGCTTGAAATACTAAACAATGCCGCCGAGACGATGCGCGGCCGTTCGCTTCCCGCGACGCAGCTCGCCGGTCAATTGACCTCGGCCGCGCAGAGCCACCGCATCGCCGAGGCCGCCTATGCGCTCGCGACCAACGAGATGCAGGTGAACCAGGCGGAAAAGGGCTGGACCGAGGCGGTGGCCGAGGTGGCCGCCC
It encodes:
- the aceA gene encoding isocitrate lyase is translated as MSLDEKTKTAIHAARYEGIRRDYTMDDVKRLSGSVKIEYTLAELGARRLWELLNTEPYINTLGALTGNQAMQAVKAGLKAIYLSGWQVAGDANTAGQMYPDQSLYPVNSVPAVVERINNTFKRADEIQTSEGKGDTYWFAPIIADAEAGFGGPLNAFELMKAMIKAGAAGVHWEDQLASEKKCGHLGGKVLIPTQQHIRTLNAARLAADTCGTSTLVIARTDAESAQLITSDIDERDHPFIDFDSGRTTEGFFRLKKGMGVDHCIARGLSYAPYSDLMWWETSKPNLDEARRFAEAVHKQFPGKMLAYNCSPSFNWKANLDDATIAKYQRELGAMGYKFQFVTLAGFHSLNYSAFTLAKGYAERGMAAYSELQQAEFAAEKDGYTATKHQREVGTGYFDAVATAISGGTSSTTAYKDSTEADQFH
- a CDS encoding DJ-1/PfpI family protein, which encodes MDQSLAGKSIAILVSNGFEEAEMTEPQRALIKTGATLRTISTETGLVNGWHGKSWGHYFPVDKHLSEALGADFDMLVLPGGERSVAKLQQSAHTRRIVGHFLDAGKPIAAIDQGIQLLAIPGKLRGRLLAAPEAYRADLTAAGGRISDEALVVDDITVSALGQDQLNEFVEAVVKLFTELGSVRAAA
- a CDS encoding helix-turn-helix domain-containing protein: MDKKAMLGPKVRRLRRDQGLTQAQMADQLGISPSYLNLIEHNQRPVTVPLLLKLGQRFGVDLQAFAEDEESRLVAGLREVFADPLFDGSDIKNQDFRELAAVAPTLGQAVVALYRGFRGARDDLQALAERVADHEKLHLVQATGFPQDEVRDLFQTHSNHFPELEAAAESLWQDGKLERGDLYRGLVDWLSTQHSVRVRLLPSEVMGYAVRRFDRHSRRILLSEMLAPSGRTFQLACQIALLRHRDLLNGIVDAANLSDDEARRLTRIGLANYFAAAVLMPYARFHEAATQLRYDIEILRRRFDASFEQVCHRLTTLHRSGAKGVPFFFMRVDSAGNVSKRFSGAGFHFARFGGGCPRWIVYEAFRTPGKIHSQMAEMPDGTAYFSIARTVVKAGGGHRSPPQQFAVALGCDVQHAAQVTYADGFDLTNTDAATPIGVNCRLCPRLDCSQRSFPPLNHRLIVDENLRGLSPYLFAPPSAE